The genomic window GACAAGCCTCTTAATGTGCAGGAACTGGGAAGGTTAAGCCTTAACCTTAAGGCGCCAAAAAGGGCAAAACGCACCGGTCATAAGGCAGCAGTTGTAGGCGGCGGCCCTGCCGGACTTTCAGCCGCTTGGCAGTTAAGCCTTAAAGGGCATGACGTGGACCTTTATGAGGCTGAAGATAAACTTGGCGGCAAAATAGAGTTATGCATTCCGAGGGAAAGACTGCCTCACAAAATACTTCTTAAGGAGCTTTCAAGGTTTAAAGAAGCAGGCGTCAATGTACATCTCGGGAAAAAGATAAACGGGAAAGAATTTGAAAAGATATGTAAAGCGCATGAAGTTGTTGTGGTTGCATGCGGGGCGCATGAGCCTCGCAAACTTGAGTTTCAAGGCTCTGAGCATGCAGTGCCTGCGATAGAATTTTTAAAGGGGATTAATTTCGGCGAACTTCCCTCTCTGAAGGGTAAAAAAGTGGTTGTCCTAGGCGCGGGCAATGTCGGAATGGATGCAGCCTCTCAGGCGTTTGAGTGCGGCGCTGCCTCGGTCATTGCAGTGGATGTGCAGAGGCCTGCGGCATTCGGCAAAGAAATGGAAATAGCAAAAGCAAAGGGCACAGAGATAATTTATCCGAAATTTGCAGACAGGTACGACAAAAAGGCAAAGAAGATTTACTTTAAAGACAATACATCAATGGATGCAGACTTTGTTGTTATTGCCGTAGGTGAGACGCCGGCAGTGGATTTCCTTCCGCCCGGCATCCATACTGAAAAGGGCTGGATTGCAGTGAATGAACTTGGGCAGACATCAGACGTCAAGGTCTTTGCAATTGGAGATGCAACAAAACCCGGACTTGTCACTCATGCAATAGGACAAGGGCGGGTTATCGCTGATGTCATTCATTCACAGATGATGCACTATGATTACATGCCCGAGATAAAACAGGCAATCCCTTATGATAAGGTAAAAAGTGTCTATTACGAGCGCTGCGGGATGGATGAGTTTTCAGCAAAAAAAGATGCTGAGAGATGCCTTTCATGCGGCGCATGCCGCGACTGCCACATATGTGAAAGCGTATGCTACTGGGGCGCAATCAGCCGGATAGAGAAGAAGCGGTCATATGAATATGTTGTTGATGACAGTAAATGCATCGGCTGCGGCTTCTGTGCAGGGACTTGTCCCTGCGGCGTATGGGAAATGACGGAAAATATTTAATGGAGGGAAATAATTATGAAACTTAGGGGTTTATGTCTGGCAGTTATTTTTGTTTGCTTCAGCATGACAGCGCTTGCGGAAAAAGAGCAGGCAGTTAAAGGCGCATCCGAAACCATTATTGCACAAATTGATTTTCCTTCATGGATAAAAGAGTCTTTAAAGATAAGCCCTGACGGCAAGCGAATAGCTTATGTGGTTTTTACGCTTGACAGAAAACAGTTTGTTTATGTTGATAATAAAGAGGAAAAGAGATATGACGGCATTCTGATGAATACGCCGGTCTTCAGCCCAGACGGCAAACATATGGCATACGCCGCTCAGACGGATAAAAAATGGGTTGTGATAATTGACGGTAAAGAGGAAAAAAAATATGACAACATCGGCGCAGGCTCCATGACATTCAGCCCTAACGGCAAACGTGCGGTTTATG from Nitrospirota bacterium includes these protein-coding regions:
- a CDS encoding FAD-dependent oxidoreductase; this encodes MKQFVIKGNIDGKRVPSRILEEQIQEAVRDGVCDIHIIADGQHGIGGRIWPRDKNIQIMVEAPVGQRVGSMGMSGTEIIVKGSASDDVGWLNCGAKITVLGDVTNGAHNAGAQGILYVQGGGGARCDTMTKHNPRFEPLQSWYFRDVGDSFAEFKAGGIAVVCGVNPRNPENILGYRPCVGMVGGAIYFRGAMQEYSRKDVKCVELTPQDRQWLTENMKPFLKAIDRTDYYNELTNSPQSWKKIIAYTPVEKAEKKKTQKISAAEFRVKTWEAEVGKGGIFAEYMAHPLTMLPYITTDADRRNKPVWNNEKYAPPCAFNCPTHIPTHKRARLIREGRMRDALELVLQYSPLPATVCGQICPNLCMQSCTRGMIDKPLNVQELGRLSLNLKAPKRAKRTGHKAAVVGGGPAGLSAAWQLSLKGHDVDLYEAEDKLGGKIELCIPRERLPHKILLKELSRFKEAGVNVHLGKKINGKEFEKICKAHEVVVVACGAHEPRKLEFQGSEHAVPAIEFLKGINFGELPSLKGKKVVVLGAGNVGMDAASQAFECGAASVIAVDVQRPAAFGKEMEIAKAKGTEIIYPKFADRYDKKAKKIYFKDNTSMDADFVVIAVGETPAVDFLPPGIHTEKGWIAVNELGQTSDVKVFAIGDATKPGLVTHAIGQGRVIADVIHSQMMHYDYMPEIKQAIPYDKVKSVYYERCGMDEFSAKKDAERCLSCGACRDCHICESVCYWGAISRIEKKRSYEYVVDDSKCIGCGFCAGTCPCGVWEMTENI